The proteins below are encoded in one region of Juglans microcarpa x Juglans regia isolate MS1-56 chromosome 4D, Jm3101_v1.0, whole genome shotgun sequence:
- the LOC121258995 gene encoding auxin-induced protein 22D-like encodes MERCMALGKELNLEATELRLGLPGIKESEKQPSSTIKSNKRSFPNMDEKSCGSKDSFKASQAQKCNQEIASPAKAQVVGWPPVRSYRKNCFQAKTMEGAEAASGYVKVSLDGAPYLRKIDLKVYKGYPELLKALEDMFKFSVGEYSESEGYNNGSEFVPTYEDKDGDWMLVGDVPWDMFISSCKRLRIMKGSEARGLGCAV; translated from the exons ATGGAAAGATGTATGGCGTTAGGCAAAGAACTCAACCTTGAGGCCACAGAGCTTAGATTAGGCCTACCCGGCATCAAGGAGTCAGAAAAGCAACCATCTAGTACCATCAAGAGCAACAAAAGATCATTTCCCAACATGGATGAGAAGTCATGCGGATCTAAGGACAGTTTTAAAGCGTCACAAGCACAGAAATGCAACCAAGAAATTGCTTCACCCGCCAA GGCACAAGTTGTCGGGTGGCCGCCTGTGAGATCTTACCGGAAAAACTGTTTCCAAGCAAAGACAATGGAGGGCGCTGAAGCCGCCAGCGGGTACGTGAAAGTTAGCTTGGACGGAGCTCCATATCTAAGGAAGATTGATTTGAAGGTCTACAAAGGATACCCGGAGCTCCTTAAGGCCTTGGAAGACATGTTCAAGTTCAGTGTGG GTGAGTATTCTGAGAGTGAAGGCTACAATAATGGGTCAGAGTTTGTGCCGACTTATGAAGACAAAGATGGAGATTGGATGCTGGTTGGAGATGTCCCATGGGA TATGTTTATATCCTCGTGCAAAAGGCTGAGAATCATGAAGGGGTCAGAAGCTAGGGGCTTGGGTTGTGCCGTGTAA